The window TTTAACGAAAAGTGTTTCGATGTGAAAAACATATAGccatttttgatgtgttcaaAGTTATGACATTCACGAGAAACGAAGTTCATGGAAGAAGGCAAAGGTAACGCTTTAAACTTTTTTAACGTTTCCTAGGCCAGGTGTCCTCCCTTCGACAAAAAAGCGACTGCCGCAGATGGTCTATGTGGACTTTCATTGTTGGAGCACGCGAGCACCTGGTCACTCAGCCAGCAGCAAGTAAGAAAAACGACAACGAAAAATCTCGAACGTTACCTACTGCATTTACAGCCGTCACATCTTTTATACTCATAAAGATTGTTACATATTTCCGTGGGTTGACATTACTATTGTGGGAAAGCTTTCGTAGTTGCTTAGTACTTCCCTGGTTATGGATTATGAAACGCCAGAGAGCAGCAACGGTCAATTGtcttaattttctttctccttcgtACCACATTCATAAAACGAAACAACGCGATAGCAGCTGCCAACCTTGTTCTGTAATTAAACCGTGACCATAACAGATTCACGTTGACTAATTGATTGAGCCAATTTTTGCAATCCTATTGAGATACCACTATTCTGGAATAGAAATATGTTGGTATTATTCTACAACGGAAACTATTTTTCCAGCTGCGGAAAATTAAGTTCGTCCATTATACTTAAATGTGTTTACGGGAAGAGCTAGGCTACTAGTTATGGTATTTCACTAGTCCCTTCAGCAAACAAGTTTGTCAAAATGGAAAGCTATTGTTTGCATTTCGGAAGTatccaatatttttgttaatCCTTTCTTTTGCCTCAATGAATATATTTGAATGAATGTAGAATTTTCTTTGAACACATCAACTAAGCTGACAAGAAAAATCCTCAAATTCAAGTTACTTTATTTGCCTACATATTGGCACCCATGCCGTCcagaggaaaaacaaaaacatcttTTTGTTCGgtgaaaattttatttatagggTCTTTATTCCAATCTTTGGGATCCAAAGAAGTATAGAGGCTTCAGACCCTATCTGTTCCTCTCTATTGGCACATACCATTTCAAAGTAAGACCTTCCGCATTTTCCTATTGTTCCCTTTGTTCGCTTTTCTAGGACGGTCGAATTCTTGCGATTCTGCACAGGCATTCAGCAGAAGAATCTTCCATCCGTTAATGTACATCAACGCTGGAGAAAGTACTCAAGTGTCATCTTATTTCATAAAGACGAAGGAAAATTCCGAGTTTGGTTGTACGCATGAGCTGAGTTAATGTTTAGGGTACTTGAACCAGATACAGAGCAACATCTTAAATAGGCATTGCCAGTTTTAACCAATGTATCCAGTGTTAgtgtacacaaaaaaattctatGATGACGGAGCAGGATGTTCATCATACTTGCTAATGGCTAGAATACAGGAGACTGGGTAGTGctctttgattttcattcGGTGTTGCTCGGATGCTAGCAGAAATGGTTAAATATCATTAGCGGCAGGTTGACTGCTATCTTAAAGCGTGTTGCAAGTAGCTAAAAATTGTGGTTTAAACATTTTATCAAAATTTGTAGGAGTAAAATTATGGTTGTAATATTTGTAggtaataattttgtttccaTGTGGCATAGATCTTTTTGGAATATACACCAAAGATTACTGTGTAAGTTTATTCATCTTCAACCTTCATATGGCACAAAACATTCACGTTAGCCCCTTGCTCTACTCCGCCTCCCGATGTAATTTCACTCTGCATCCTCCCTCAAAATTATAAACCATATACTAGACATACTGCACGTTTACTCCTATATAACTCCTCCGTATGAATttcttgtatatatatattttaaaaaatctttttatatatttttttttcaataacatTTATAAGCCAAAGATGCTATGCGTTAATTTACGAGCAACCGAGAtgataatttgaaaaaaactaaatgtttAGGCATGGGAAACAATATACTAGTTAAATTTTATGACCAAGTAGCATAAAAAATCCAGCAGATAAAGAAGCCAGAAATTATGAAACAAGcttgttttaaaattattataactAATGTAACTAAACTATTTAAGTATACAACTTATCAACtaataaattaataaataataaataggtGGTAATTTACTAGCGGTAATACTAACAACTAATATAATTGTTTCAGTCCGCAAACATTTCGAAATAATGCAAGTTGGCAACGGAGAAAGAAGCGGGAAAGCAAGCTGGACGCTGGACGCGTCAATCAGGATAAGGTCTACTTTAATGCTATAGAATTCTTTTGTTAAAACAAGGCTGAATAACACCATACAGTAATTGTAACAGTACATTATTGGATCGTGTCACTCAGTTCTTACTGACGTTATTCTACAACTACATTAAATATCACTGCCATATTTCAGTTTAAAAGTAGAACGTGTTACAAGCGTGTTTACTGATTTATCATCAGGCAAGAACAAATCTTGTCGAATATACAAAACagtgtttttttaattctttttctaggCCTAAAATGGACCAATTAACACAATTTGATGCAGAAGCAACAACTCCAACCACTATTCGCCGAACCAGAGGAGCACTTGCTGACTTATCTCGACAGTTAGTTGCAGTATCTCTGCTTACAACCCCCAACAACCAAATGCCAAGCTCAATGGATACTCCTGCATCATCCCCTGAAGAAATGGTTATAAAATTAAGGGGCCAAAAAAATCCAGTTACTTGGAGCCCTTTTTCAGTCAATGAAGTTAGAAAACTTTCTCACTACGAGATTACACCCACTAAAGGTGAATTCATGATTAATTGAGCTTAATTTTACTATActataatttgaaaaaaatacagaTTTTACCCCTACACGTGTTATGCTTGGACTTAGAAGTAGTCCCAGAAAAAGGCTTCAGTTGAATGAAACTGGGGAGACAGCTCCTATGTCACCACctgaaaaaatgagaaaggtTATTAGCTTAACATTCAAAGCCTTAAATGATATATTTTTCTCTCAAAACACGTTTTCTTTGATAGTTAGCCAATTATCTGTGTTAtttatgttatttttgtttcttcagaCATTGGTACTAAACAGAAAACCAATTAAGTTGGATGATGACCCAGTACCATTTGATATGGCCCTAAAGGGATTATCTCACTCCCAGCTAATCAATGTTATTCATAATATAGCATTGATGAATGAAGAGGTCAAGCAAGTAAGAATTTTTGGTTCTGTTTAAACTCCTGCCCTTTAATTCAAGTCCATCTTATGAACAGAAATTAGAGTCTCTACTCCCAGAACCAGATATTCAGCCTATGTTGGATGAACTGTCCTATTTGAGGAAGAATATATTTAAATCTTTACCTAATTGTCGGCTATCATCGAAAACGGATTCTGCTGCTTACAACAAAGCCGCGGTTCACCTTTCAGCGTTTAAGGTGGTTTATAGCATATTACAAAAACAATTCAGTAAAATtaattagaatttttgttaGAAATGCCTTTTAGATGATTGTAAACGATTGGTAGAAAGTAAACAGTGGAAAACTGTTACGGAGTTTACACTGAATGCTTGGATGATTGTACGAGCAACTCCTGTCTGGGATAATGCACAACACAATTCTATTCGCAAACAGTGTTTTAAAGCCCTTGCCACAAACTGTTTGAAAGCTTTGAAAAATCAAGAGCGAGACATAGAATGGAGACACCAATTGAAAGAACGGTTAGTCTACTCTTACCATATTTTTAACGCAAACAAAGTGATGTTTTGTAACATAAAATGTGACAGGCTCGAGCGTCTACAAAGTGACAGTGACGACCTTGAAATGTGCATCGCGTATCTAAAAACATCTGAAGGATGATGCGAATGAAAATGTAATTTTAGAATTTCTGCGTTTCACAAGTTAAGTTTCTTTTAAACACTGCCTCCTTCTTTATACCACTATTTTAGCAGAATAATGACCAGTAAATACATATTCGATGAATTTCACGGAAATGTATTAGACTGCGTTAACATATGAATTCTAATACGACTCTTTCTTTGATTTCGCCCTGCCCCTCTTGATCGGAGGCAATGCCAGGGGAAAGGCGAGGACTATCTTGGTAACTGACATTAATTTGTCTTTCACTAGACGCGCGCCAACTACACGAATCAAAGACTGAACGCTGTAACAGATccaaaatacataaataagaCAAGACCTTAGCCAACTACAATAACAAATGAGAACTTACGAATCCATGTCGAGTTTCAAGCTAGAAATGAAAGATTCGGCGACAATGCTACAGTTACCGATAGCAAGGGCAAGCGCTAACAACAGAAATAACGAATAAATAGTTGGCGAAAACATGTACATTTGTAAAAACTCGAAGAGTTATGGCTTAACCCCATACCTATTATATGACAAATCGTCCTATCTCGATCCATTTTTGTTAGGGTCCtatgaaatgaaaatatttttaaaatcatgcTAGTTAaatgtgaaacaaaaactgaCTAACCAGTGTGACTCTGCTCTGGatgaaaattgttcttttataCTTCTTTTCACACTGTCTGGTATACTAGCTGGTAGACTTTCATCTACAACACCGCGAGAGAGCGTTTTCCTTTTAATTGCTGAAAACTTGATAAGGCCCTCCATATAAATAAGAGCCTTCACCAACCGTAAttttgcttcttcgtcttggTTACTGCGTTTCACGCGGACTAACTCATCAGTAATATAAACGGAAAACTGGGTTAAGTTATCGGTAGTCAAAAGGGAATCCGTCTCGCTAATCAACAGTAATTTTGCCAATTCTTCCAAAGCTACCATATCAGACGAAGCAATAATGTTTTCAAGCTGATAGACTTCCAAAGCCTGCATCAAAGTTTCACATTTCATAAGAAGATTAAGtctaaatgaaattaataTTCAACTATTAGCTTACTGTAGTTGCATTGGCATTCCTTGGGGGCAGCATAATTTCATAAGAGTCAGAACTTTTTGGGAGAACTAAGTCACTATCTCGAAAGGCTGTGTTAAAGGCAGCATTTTCAAGATTAGCTCTGACTGTTTCAGCTTTCACAGTTAGCCTCTCAGCTTGGTCATACTacacagaagaaaaatgaaagataatCTAATATATCTGTGATACAGGATTGCCTACCATCCTTTGACCTTTAAGCATTCCAAAGCGATGAACAAATGCTTTTGCCATCTCTGCCTTATACTTCCCATCatttccttcctctttttccaTCAACATGGGATTTGTTGAAGGGGGATATTGAACGACAGGCGATAACATCACTTTTGCTACCTCAACTAGCTTAACCTAGTTCATGCAAACAAAACTTCTTGCTTTCTTTAATGGAAAAGCACAACATAATGTAATATAGGGTAGGCACTATATCTTACCTTATTTGTTACTTTGTTCCGTAGAGCAATATACAAACTTTGgctttctctttgattttgcACTTTAGTACTGCCCATGTAACATTGCTGTTCAACTTGGCAAATAGTAACATATTCCTCCTTGTCTAAACTGTCTGAGTAAATTCCTGGTTTTACAGCAGCAAGAGCATCAGTTTTCAAAGGACTCTGGCAGTGTGAAAATTCAACTGTAAAAAAGTGAAATAATGTTCATCATACACAATCACAGGTGTATGTGATAATGAAGCGGctgaaattataaaaatgcaggaaagaaacaaatagtaaaTGCACCAACTTCGCACAGGTTCCAGTTTTTTCCCTCGATTCGCcacttttatttcttcaatAACAAATGACATTGTCATCTAATTACAAGGTAACtaatattatttgtttttcttttgtttgtgtaaTTCCAGCTCCAGTCCACTTGCATACAAGAGCAAAACCACGTGAAAATCGTTAAAAAGCGTCTGCTATCATCATTCATCGTAGATTCTAGGGGCCTGAACCCTCTACGCCCCTGGATCCTAGACCTagtaaaatttacaaaatttagACTCGTATTCAAACGTTAATGGCGATGTATGGATTTGTTTTGACGTAGGATTTGAatttcctaaaataaatgtaaaaagcAGCTTTAAAACTAGCACGCCAGTACGcaacagcgctagcgcgacgCAGCGCAAACATTCGGTGCAATTAAAAATGGTTGatttaatgaaaagaaaaatgcgacTTTCGAAGAATCAGCATCAATTTTGAGTGTATTCtgtgattttcaaaacattcaaTGAGTGTCAGATTTTGCAGATTTTTTAGGGAAAATTCCAACGGTAATCCCCGTATGAAAGCACATCGTTCTGTTTAATTCAAAGACTtaacattccaaaaaaaataaaaccaatattcgtgattctcgttGAATGCTGAATGTAAATCATGCATAATTAGTTcattatttgatatttttggaGGAAAACAACCAATAAGTTGAAAAAAGCGAGAGGAATTACCTTGGGAACTTTGACTCAAAAACTGGCAAAAACGGATGCTAATTGGAATTAGTTGAAAATCACACAAAGTACtaaaaattgaacgctgattccgCTAAAATTGTTGTTTATTCTAATGGTGACGTGAACCATAACTTGTTTTTCGAAAATGTTTCGGTTTCCCGTTCATAGGTGGCGGAAGAAAACGAACCATCATCACACTGCCCTGAGAGTATAGCATAGCTTTGGTCATGTCGCTTATAAAATGAGTGCCACGTTAATAATCTTGTATTGCCAATTCTTTCTTCCTCACCTCATTGCCATGATCATTGTGGCTAGGATCAAAGTCTACaaagaaactgaaattcaTTATTCTCATGTCATGACATGATACATTGTTTTCATAAACAGAAGCAGAacatattggcagccatgaAGCATTATAGTTGCTTCAAAGAATTTTGTTCCATGTCTGGTGAGTGGTTGACAATGTTGACCATTCTATTGTAAGCTTTTTTCTGTAGGTTAATGTCATAAAACACTTATTTAAGAACTTTGAGTACTGCCTATCCTTATAACAATGGAACACTGATGTTGATTGCATtgcagaaataaaaatgaacatgttTGCAAGATGTATTTTTtgtgaattgaaacaaaatgtttatttatttcagAGTTGCTGTTAAGATGTTTACTGTTTCCTTGCGAAAAATGTGCTGATTTGTTACAGTATTCTAAAAATAATCATGTAATTGATGGCTGCCATGAAGGTGACTGAGGTTTTTAAAGTAAAGCTTTTGAGTAAAAGCTAGATGTTGTGAAAAACTGATAAATGTTTTATGCtggaaatttttgaaaagtaACAAAGAGCTTGCTGAGTTCGTTTTTTGATTGCCCCATGTGTTAActattttaatgattttatcCACTGTCTCTTATCAGGGGTTGCTTCTGGTTCTCAAAGCCAGGACACTGCTTTTTTCGACGCGTCGAGTAGGATAAGTCCTCATCATCCCGCACAAATCTATAAAGTGGTTGTACCACTACCAATGACTTTGAAAGAGCACAATTAGGTATCTAAACTCATCTTCGGAGAAATggacttgtaagtaaacatGAAGCATTTTTCCTACTTTTTTGCCAACCATATCTAATCTCCATaacaattttctgttcaataggAAAGAATTTTGATTGCACTGGGAATACATCTAtcacaatgcaacattctattgGAGctacttttattattattattcattattattattatctattattatattattatttttctcctAATAGATGGCGTCTGGATTTCGAAAATGTCTGCGCTCGAGTCTTCTGCTTTTCTACATCCGCATCATTTGGTATTGTatcattaattaaaattttaatgtgTGTAATAGATTAACACTACTGGAGGAAGGAACAGCTTCGGGATTGAGAGTCCTAAAAATATACAACAATGAGCCTACATTTAAGTTGTAGCACAAAATTTGTGCAACCACGATTCTGCCCTAACACCAGTGCAGTTTGGAGTGCTTGACAGGTGAATGCTGCACTAACATTCCATAACAATTATCAATTATCTGCTATATTTacataacttttttttgttacaggGAATGAGTGTTATTGATGTAAAAGATGCAAAATGTTGAATGTTCAAAAGACCTGACAGAGTGTAGGACATTTTGGTTACACAGATTTGAAACTAGTTTTCTCATGTTGGTTATTTCAAGCCTGAAATAGCTGTGCAGTAAACGATTTGCGAGGCATGCGCctatttcctttttgatgACAAGATGAAAAGAACATATTGAGTGAACTTAAGGAACCCAAAGATCCTTACAGCTCATGTATCCATGTTTCCAAAGTTCTGCAGTCCTCTGATCagaaacataaatttttcgtcttgtttttcAGGTTGCTATTGCAGAAT of the Daphnia carinata strain CSIRO-1 chromosome 10, CSIRO_AGI_Dcar_HiC_V3, whole genome shotgun sequence genome contains:
- the LOC130699252 gene encoding uncharacterized protein LOC130699252, giving the protein MTMSFVIEEIKVANRGKKLEPVRIEFSHCQSPLKTDALAAVKPGIYSDSLDKEEYVTICQVEQQCYMGSTKVQNQRESQSLYIALRNKVTNKVKLVEVAKVMLSPVVQYPPSTNPMLMEKEEGNDGKYKAEMAKAFVHRFGMLKGQRMYDQAERLTVKAETVRANLENAAFNTAFRDSDLVLPKSSDSYEIMLPPRNANATTALEVYQLENIIASSDMVALEELAKLLLISETDSLLTTDNLTQFSVYITDELVRVKRSNQDEEAKLRLVKALIYMEGLIKFSAIKRKTLSRGVVDESLPASIPDSVKRSIKEQFSSRAESHWTLTKMDRDRTICHIIALALAIGNCSIVAESFISSLKLDMDSVQSLIRVVGARLVKDKLMSVTKIVLAFPLALPPIKRGRAKSKKESY
- the LOC130699265 gene encoding uncharacterized protein LOC130699265 isoform X1, giving the protein MQVGNGERSGKASWTLDASIRIRPKMDQLTQFDAEATTPTTIRRTRGALADLSRQLVAVSLLTTPNNQMPSSMDTPASSPEEMVIKLRGQKNPVTWSPFSVNEVRKLSHYEITPTKDFTPTRVMLGLRSSPRKRLQLNETGETAPMSPPEKMRKTLVLNRKPIKLDDDPVPFDMALKGLSHSQLINVIHNIALMNEEVKQKLESLLPEPDIQPMLDELSYLRKNIFKSLPNCRLSSKTDSAAYNKAAVHLSAFKKCLLDDCKRLVESKQWKTVTEFTLNAWMIVRATPVWDNAQHNSIRKQCFKALATNCLKALKNQERDIEWRHQLKERLERLQSDSDDLEMCIAYLKTSEG
- the LOC130699265 gene encoding uncharacterized protein LOC130699265 isoform X2 produces the protein MVYVDFHCWSTRAPGHSASSKPKMDQLTQFDAEATTPTTIRRTRGALADLSRQLVAVSLLTTPNNQMPSSMDTPASSPEEMVIKLRGQKNPVTWSPFSVNEVRKLSHYEITPTKDFTPTRVMLGLRSSPRKRLQLNETGETAPMSPPEKMRKTLVLNRKPIKLDDDPVPFDMALKGLSHSQLINVIHNIALMNEEVKQKLESLLPEPDIQPMLDELSYLRKNIFKSLPNCRLSSKTDSAAYNKAAVHLSAFKKCLLDDCKRLVESKQWKTVTEFTLNAWMIVRATPVWDNAQHNSIRKQCFKALATNCLKALKNQERDIEWRHQLKERLERLQSDSDDLEMCIAYLKTSEG
- the LOC130699265 gene encoding uncharacterized protein LOC130699265 isoform X3, which codes for MDQLTQFDAEATTPTTIRRTRGALADLSRQLVAVSLLTTPNNQMPSSMDTPASSPEEMVIKLRGQKNPVTWSPFSVNEVRKLSHYEITPTKDFTPTRVMLGLRSSPRKRLQLNETGETAPMSPPEKMRKTLVLNRKPIKLDDDPVPFDMALKGLSHSQLINVIHNIALMNEEVKQKLESLLPEPDIQPMLDELSYLRKNIFKSLPNCRLSSKTDSAAYNKAAVHLSAFKKCLLDDCKRLVESKQWKTVTEFTLNAWMIVRATPVWDNAQHNSIRKQCFKALATNCLKALKNQERDIEWRHQLKERLERLQSDSDDLEMCIAYLKTSEG